The Edaphobacter sp. 12200R-103 genome contains a region encoding:
- a CDS encoding VWA domain-containing protein, whose product MRLALFVWSWLLVSPGAFAQAPETPTLHTGAQIVVVDVTVLDQHGDPVHHLKPTNFTLLENGTPQAVSQFEEHMATDAARVAAAPALGPGTYTNFPFAPEDSASNILLFDTLNTPESDQAMARQKLIAFVKAARPGTRLAVFTLSTRLTLLQGFTSDSALLLAAVSKSTKVQSSPVLPESIGAEESLSSTVRIPSAEIKGTMRQGEAMQTTAQNRLRVLTTLRAMNQLARYLSGIPGRKNLVWLSGSFPLNVLPNAGLKNGFGATDSFESEMHETANLFARSQVAIYPVDLHGLQNSALSDASSGKYVFGSLSVQSDVDAFSNQKLDEQGTMRQLAESTGGKAYVNTNDLKDSIGKALDNGANYYTLIYSPTDKEKTGYRRIEVRLPAGNYSLSYRRGYYVDDPASKKGVASNADKKALPPPDPMHVAMQYGAPPPSQILFKALVVADARSSDKLAEGNIVASKSKPPYRLVTIAYAANPGDITMPAREDGTRHVDLEFVALVYDRDGKLFIQQSNRINVFARPEAVRDFLREGVRYQQQIAVPAKGEYYVRSGIHDLIGDKIGAIEIPASSIASAPSPSGQMSAK is encoded by the coding sequence ATGCGCCTGGCTCTATTCGTGTGGTCATGGCTCCTCGTCTCTCCAGGTGCCTTTGCGCAGGCCCCGGAGACACCTACCCTTCACACCGGCGCCCAGATCGTGGTCGTCGATGTGACGGTGCTCGATCAGCATGGAGACCCGGTCCATCACCTGAAACCAACGAACTTCACGCTTCTTGAGAACGGCACGCCTCAGGCCGTCTCCCAGTTTGAGGAACACATGGCAACCGACGCGGCCAGAGTTGCCGCCGCGCCAGCGCTGGGGCCCGGCACGTACACCAACTTCCCCTTTGCTCCTGAAGATTCCGCCAGCAATATCCTTTTGTTCGACACGCTGAACACCCCGGAGTCCGATCAGGCCATGGCCCGCCAGAAGCTGATCGCCTTCGTCAAGGCGGCCAGACCGGGAACACGGCTCGCCGTCTTTACGCTTTCGACGCGGCTCACCCTCTTACAGGGCTTTACCTCCGACTCCGCACTTCTGCTGGCAGCTGTCAGCAAGAGCACGAAGGTGCAGAGCTCCCCTGTGCTTCCCGAGAGCATCGGCGCGGAAGAATCTCTCTCGAGCACGGTCAGGATTCCATCCGCCGAGATCAAAGGAACGATGCGTCAGGGGGAAGCCATGCAGACGACGGCACAGAACCGGTTACGCGTCCTGACCACGCTGCGTGCGATGAACCAGCTTGCCCGTTACCTCTCCGGGATTCCAGGAAGGAAAAACCTTGTATGGCTCTCGGGCTCGTTCCCTCTGAACGTGCTTCCCAATGCCGGGCTGAAGAACGGCTTTGGAGCTACGGACTCGTTTGAGTCCGAGATGCATGAGACCGCGAATCTTTTCGCGCGCAGCCAGGTTGCCATCTATCCGGTCGACCTTCACGGCCTTCAGAACAGCGCCCTCTCCGATGCCTCTTCCGGGAAATATGTCTTCGGCTCGCTGAGCGTGCAGAGCGATGTCGATGCCTTCTCCAACCAGAAGCTGGACGAACAAGGCACCATGCGCCAGCTTGCCGAATCGACGGGAGGCAAAGCCTACGTCAACACAAACGACCTGAAGGACTCCATCGGGAAGGCCCTCGACAACGGCGCAAACTACTACACGCTCATCTACAGCCCGACCGACAAAGAGAAGACGGGGTACCGCAGGATCGAGGTTCGTCTTCCTGCAGGCAACTACAGTCTCTCCTATCGCCGCGGCTACTACGTCGATGATCCTGCTTCGAAGAAAGGAGTCGCCAGCAATGCTGACAAAAAAGCGCTGCCGCCTCCTGATCCAATGCACGTGGCGATGCAGTACGGCGCGCCTCCGCCCAGCCAGATTCTCTTCAAGGCGCTCGTCGTCGCCGATGCCAGATCCAGCGACAAGCTGGCAGAAGGAAACATCGTCGCGAGCAAATCGAAGCCTCCGTATCGGCTGGTCACGATCGCCTATGCGGCCAATCCCGGCGACATCACCATGCCCGCGCGCGAGGATGGCACGCGTCACGTCGATCTGGAGTTCGTGGCTCTCGTCTACGATCGCGACGGAAAGCTCTTTATCCAGCAGTCGAACCGCATCAACGTCTTTGCCAGACCGGAAGCTGTCCGGGACTTCCTGCGAGAAGGTGTGCGCTATCAGCAGCAGATCGCTGTCCCGGCGAAGGGCGAATACTATGTCCGTTCTGGAATTCACGACCTGATCGGGGACAAGATCGGGGCCATTGAGATCCCGGCGTCCTCCATTGCATCTGCCCCCTCGCCGTCCGGTCAGATGTCCGCAAAGTAG
- a CDS encoding ABC transporter permease: MMNLFAPIRSWWRAIAHRSRADEDVAAELQFHIDAHTEHLIASGLSPAEAARRAKIEFGRVDVQKEKYRAAIGLRPFHEIGGDLRYGLRSLWRNPSVSLAAILSLALGIGATSAMFNAIYSTLLHPFPYADADRIVNPSLIDEKQPLVPTWFALEPAQYESFIKAQSIDSVLGFLVQGQQETGQQFPEDVSVAFVTPNMNDFLGVPAMLGRGMRLSDGKQDVIVLGYKYWQRRFGGDRAVIGHTLNLDNTVFTIIGVMPPRFTFTETVGNVDAYIPWNAKRAPALLPWIKLRRGVTPEAADADFQPYLNRFKQESPMHFPKEFHVDVQPIAAPYMHRTGRTLALLFVSVVFLLLIGCANCSVLLLARGEARQHELSIRSAIGAGRFRLIRQLLIESFAIAFAGAALGTLLAYWLARLPLKLMPGVFPQEATITMNWPVLGFSIALALLTGVLFGLAPALRFSRPDVSHMMQTRSRTISASGGRSLNLLIGAQIALTFILMGVAAAAITGFMHITSMNLGYDPHHVGFLGIPLKQAPTKNREATASYIARLRDTIAAVPGVLSVGVASSGIPPSQPFGGFGTPASFELLGHTADSAQQALVQLVSPEYFATLKIPLLSGRLWTRDENRQGDFVAVVNQTFAQRYLADRNPVGQQLRTDAVKDDGRPASMASPNSTDWRQILGVVADHRNNGLERPVAPAIYVPYTTFMWNATQLFIRTAAPPETMLQPLRRAIHVFNPEQRIGGNHIGTLEDSLSVQTIWIQQHTFSVLFSFFGALALFLSLFGIASTIFFATARRQNELGIRMALGARRGHIMWTVSRSTLLTISVGILAGLLANLYLRGLLQKWMPGNNHSPWLLLPVVAVLILGSSVSCLLPAVRAAHADPMATLRSE, encoded by the coding sequence ATGATGAATCTCTTCGCTCCGATTCGTTCTTGGTGGAGAGCGATCGCGCATCGCTCCCGGGCAGACGAGGATGTCGCAGCCGAGCTACAGTTTCACATCGACGCACATACGGAGCACCTCATCGCCTCCGGTCTATCGCCTGCTGAGGCTGCACGGCGGGCAAAGATCGAGTTTGGCCGCGTGGACGTGCAGAAGGAGAAGTACCGCGCGGCGATCGGCCTCCGTCCGTTTCACGAGATCGGAGGAGATCTGCGCTACGGCCTGCGTTCTCTCTGGCGCAATCCTTCGGTATCGCTTGCAGCGATTCTTTCGCTCGCGCTTGGCATCGGAGCAACCTCCGCGATGTTCAATGCCATCTACTCCACGCTGCTGCATCCCTTTCCATACGCGGATGCCGACCGCATCGTGAATCCCTCGCTCATCGATGAAAAACAGCCGCTGGTTCCTACGTGGTTTGCCCTCGAACCAGCGCAGTATGAAAGCTTCATCAAGGCACAATCGATCGACAGTGTTCTCGGTTTCCTGGTGCAAGGGCAACAGGAGACGGGACAGCAGTTTCCTGAAGACGTCAGCGTTGCCTTTGTCACACCGAATATGAATGACTTTCTCGGTGTGCCCGCAATGCTGGGCCGTGGCATGCGTCTCTCCGACGGCAAGCAGGATGTCATTGTGCTCGGCTATAAGTACTGGCAACGACGCTTTGGCGGAGATCGTGCCGTCATCGGTCACACGCTGAACCTGGATAACACCGTCTTCACCATCATCGGTGTCATGCCGCCGCGCTTCACCTTCACCGAGACAGTGGGGAACGTCGATGCATATATCCCCTGGAATGCGAAGCGCGCTCCTGCGCTTCTGCCGTGGATCAAGCTCAGACGGGGAGTCACTCCGGAAGCGGCGGATGCTGACTTTCAACCGTATCTGAACAGGTTCAAGCAGGAATCTCCTATGCACTTCCCGAAGGAGTTCCATGTGGACGTGCAGCCTATCGCGGCTCCGTACATGCATCGCACAGGCCGTACGCTGGCACTCCTGTTTGTTTCTGTCGTTTTCCTGCTACTGATCGGCTGCGCTAATTGCTCTGTGCTTTTGCTGGCCCGGGGAGAGGCGCGGCAGCATGAGCTATCCATCCGTTCTGCCATCGGTGCCGGGCGCTTTCGTCTGATCCGTCAACTGCTGATCGAATCGTTTGCCATCGCCTTCGCTGGTGCGGCACTTGGAACCCTGCTCGCCTACTGGCTGGCGCGTCTGCCTCTCAAGCTGATGCCCGGCGTATTCCCGCAGGAGGCCACGATTACGATGAATTGGCCGGTGCTTGGATTTTCCATTGCACTGGCTCTGCTCACTGGCGTTCTCTTTGGCCTGGCACCAGCGCTGCGCTTCTCACGACCGGATGTGTCCCACATGATGCAGACGCGCTCGCGGACCATCAGCGCCTCTGGCGGACGATCGCTCAATCTCCTCATCGGCGCACAGATTGCTTTGACCTTCATCCTGATGGGAGTGGCAGCCGCCGCGATCACTGGATTCATGCATATCACCTCCATGAACCTGGGTTACGATCCTCACCATGTAGGATTCCTCGGGATTCCCCTCAAGCAGGCTCCAACCAAGAACCGGGAGGCGACCGCCAGCTACATTGCCCGGCTTCGTGACACCATCGCCGCAGTTCCTGGCGTCCTCTCCGTTGGCGTAGCATCCAGCGGGATTCCGCCTTCCCAGCCCTTCGGTGGCTTCGGGACACCCGCCTCGTTTGAGCTGCTTGGACACACGGCAGATAGCGCACAGCAAGCTCTCGTGCAACTGGTCAGCCCGGAGTACTTCGCAACCCTGAAGATCCCATTACTCAGCGGCCGGCTGTGGACCCGGGACGAAAATCGCCAGGGAGACTTTGTCGCCGTCGTTAACCAGACCTTCGCGCAGCGTTATCTCGCAGACCGCAATCCCGTAGGCCAACAGCTCCGAACAGACGCGGTCAAAGACGATGGACGTCCGGCAAGCATGGCGTCCCCGAACAGCACCGACTGGCGACAGATTCTCGGCGTCGTAGCCGACCACCGTAACAACGGATTAGAACGGCCGGTAGCGCCGGCAATCTATGTGCCGTACACCACGTTCATGTGGAACGCGACCCAGCTCTTCATCCGTACCGCAGCACCGCCTGAAACCATGCTTCAGCCTCTGCGGCGCGCCATTCACGTTTTCAACCCGGAGCAGCGTATCGGAGGGAACCACATCGGAACCCTCGAAGATTCCCTGAGCGTTCAGACCATCTGGATCCAACAGCACACCTTCTCCGTGTTGTTCAGCTTCTTCGGGGCATTGGCCTTATTCCTGTCCTTGTTCGGCATCGCCAGCACCATCTTCTTCGCAACAGCCCGGCGACAGAACGAACTCGGCATACGCATGGCGCTTGGAGCCCGGCGAGGTCATATCATGTGGACTGTCTCCCGATCGACGCTTCTCACAATCTCTGTCGGGATTCTTGCAGGTCTGCTGGCGAATCTATACCTGCGCGGCCTGCTGCAGAAGTGGATGCCCGGCAATAATCATTCCCCCTGGCTCCTTCTCCCCGTGGTCGCCGTTCTGATCCTCGGGTCATCCGTCTCCTGTCTTTTACCGGCGGTCCGGGCAGCTCATGCCGATCCTATGGCCACACTGCGCAGCGAATAG
- a CDS encoding phospholipase C: MRKFFASTVASLVVAGQIFGPGFVAAAQFPNSVFRHPSHGNSETATPIKHLVVIFQENVSFDHYFGTYPYALNPRSEPRFNAAPDTPQVNGYTDGLLYNNPNFLNKTLNGDAASNPFRLDRSEAATADQDHDYTPEQQAMHGGLMDGFPKYTGTPGPPPANHTSNSLVMGYYDGNTVTALWNYAQQFAMSDNSFNTTFGPSTPGAINLISGQTGGVTDSQSPGDSVVPDGSGGLTLISDADPIGDVCSGSSTVRFGGQNIGDLLNSKGVTWGFFEGGFDLTAVNANGSTGCSRSTTSMVTKTRKADYIPHHQPFQYYASTANPTHARPSSVRSIGYSGDPANHQYDLNDFYAAVRAGNYPAVSFLKAPGYQDGHAGYSDPLDEQAFLVRVINFLQTQSRDWEHTAVVIAYDDSDGWYDHQMPPIVNQSSSEADALVATGSCGDGSTALSSVTALHAQGRCGYGPRLPLLVVSPYAKRNFVDHTLADQSSILRFIEDNWVGGQRIDGSFDSRAGSLENMFDFNRRPQYGLLLLDENSGNPR, encoded by the coding sequence ATGCGTAAGTTTTTTGCGAGCACTGTCGCCAGTCTTGTGGTGGCAGGACAGATCTTCGGGCCAGGCTTCGTCGCAGCAGCACAGTTTCCCAACTCCGTCTTCCGGCATCCGTCGCATGGCAACAGCGAGACGGCCACTCCCATCAAGCACCTGGTCGTCATCTTTCAGGAGAATGTCTCCTTCGACCACTACTTCGGGACGTATCCCTATGCGCTCAATCCTCGCAGTGAGCCGAGGTTCAACGCGGCCCCCGATACTCCTCAGGTCAACGGCTATACGGACGGCCTGCTGTACAACAATCCCAACTTTCTCAATAAGACTCTCAACGGAGACGCCGCCTCCAATCCCTTTCGGCTGGACCGCTCCGAGGCTGCAACGGCTGACCAGGACCACGACTATACCCCTGAGCAGCAGGCGATGCATGGCGGTCTGATGGATGGCTTCCCCAAATACACTGGCACCCCGGGACCTCCGCCGGCGAACCACACCAGCAACAGTCTCGTGATGGGGTATTACGACGGCAACACCGTAACAGCTCTTTGGAACTACGCGCAGCAGTTTGCGATGAGCGATAACTCGTTCAACACTACATTCGGGCCTTCGACACCGGGCGCAATCAACCTGATCTCCGGCCAGACGGGCGGCGTGACCGACAGCCAGAGCCCCGGCGACTCCGTCGTTCCCGACGGCAGCGGCGGACTCACCCTTATCAGCGATGCCGACCCCATCGGCGATGTGTGCTCGGGTTCAAGCACGGTTCGCTTCGGAGGACAGAACATCGGCGACCTGCTCAACAGCAAAGGCGTCACCTGGGGATTCTTCGAAGGCGGCTTCGATCTGACCGCCGTCAACGCCAACGGCTCGACCGGCTGCAGCCGCAGCACGACCTCCATGGTCACCAAGACCAGGAAGGCTGACTACATTCCGCACCACCAGCCCTTCCAGTACTACGCTTCCACGGCGAACCCCACGCATGCACGTCCCTCGTCGGTGCGGTCGATCGGCTATTCGGGCGATCCGGCAAACCATCAGTACGACCTCAACGACTTCTACGCCGCAGTTCGCGCTGGCAACTATCCCGCCGTCAGCTTCCTCAAGGCCCCGGGATACCAGGACGGCCACGCCGGCTACTCCGATCCTCTGGACGAGCAGGCGTTCCTCGTTCGCGTCATCAACTTTCTCCAGACGCAGTCGAGAGACTGGGAGCACACGGCAGTCGTGATCGCCTATGACGACTCCGACGGCTGGTACGATCACCAGATGCCGCCCATCGTGAACCAGTCCTCGTCGGAGGCCGACGCCCTGGTGGCCACCGGCTCCTGCGGCGACGGATCGACGGCCCTCTCCAGCGTTACTGCGCTGCATGCGCAGGGCCGCTGCGGCTATGGTCCGAGACTTCCCCTGCTGGTCGTCTCGCCCTACGCCAAGCGGAACTTCGTCGATCACACCCTGGCCGACCAGAGCTCGATCCTGCGCTTTATCGAGGATAACTGGGTTGGCGGACAGCGCATCGACGGCTCGTTCGACAGCCGCGCCGGTTCGCTCGAGAACATGTTCGACTTCAACCGGCGTCCGCAATATGGACTTCTGCTGCTGGATGAGAACTCAGGCAATCCCCGTTGA
- the trxC gene encoding thioredoxin TrxC, whose product MPLIRTCPHCGQKNRIPANHLADTGRCGACKNDLAPVGEPLAVDTQLFDEIVQNARVPVLVDFWAEWCGPCRMAAPEVARTAAESAGNALVLKVDTERNPQLSARYNVRGIPNFAVFHRGKLVSQQAGLVGHQQMKNWLDQARTS is encoded by the coding sequence ATGCCGCTGATCCGAACCTGCCCGCACTGTGGCCAGAAGAACCGTATCCCCGCAAACCACCTCGCCGATACCGGCCGCTGCGGAGCCTGCAAAAACGATCTTGCCCCTGTCGGCGAGCCTCTGGCAGTCGACACGCAGCTCTTCGACGAGATCGTGCAGAACGCCCGCGTTCCCGTGCTGGTCGACTTCTGGGCGGAGTGGTGCGGTCCCTGCCGGATGGCTGCTCCGGAGGTCGCTCGCACGGCAGCGGAGTCGGCGGGCAACGCCCTGGTCCTCAAGGTCGACACCGAAAGAAACCCGCAGCTTTCGGCGCGCTACAACGTGCGCGGCATTCCGAACTTCGCGGTCTTTCATCGCGGAAAACTCGTCTCGCAGCAGGCAGGTCTCGTCGGACACCAGCAGATGAAGAACTGGCTCGATCAGGCGCGTACAAGCTGA
- a CDS encoding glycoside hydrolase family 18 protein, producing MLPANRWWILVSIFFRQDLSLRLRHFLSALLCFSVCAAAYGTVPKRPRYEVVAYVMAPQPGALLDPTTIAAAKLTRINYAFFMLKDGVISERRDHDGDNLRALVSLKQQNPQLQVILSVGGGSGSAGFSEMASTAEGRKKFVDSAMAMIERFNLDGIDVDWEYPGYTHTAGMKVGPEDKQNYTLVLRDLRRRFDREEKPLGRQLVTSSATGATQKWLDNTEMGKAAKWMTSVNMMCYDWYSAREKNTGHDSPLYTNPQDPKQISIDDAVKMNLKAGVLRRKLVIGVPFYGRRWTGVGPANHGLWQPVTGKGSDILFWQVAPLVNANGFVRYWDPVAEAPYLYNAQSGTFITYNDAEAEKARTAYVRRHHLGGIMFWQYSGDPDNILLDAINSGFAQH from the coding sequence ATGCTCCCAGCCAATCGCTGGTGGATACTTGTCAGCATCTTCTTCAGGCAGGATCTTTCGTTGCGACTTCGTCACTTTCTCTCCGCTCTGCTCTGCTTCTCTGTCTGCGCCGCTGCCTATGGCACGGTTCCCAAACGTCCCCGTTACGAGGTTGTGGCATACGTGATGGCGCCGCAGCCCGGAGCGCTGCTGGACCCGACGACGATTGCGGCCGCGAAGCTGACGCGCATCAACTACGCCTTTTTCATGCTGAAGGACGGCGTCATCTCCGAGCGCCGCGATCATGATGGCGACAACCTGCGCGCGCTTGTAAGCCTGAAACAGCAGAATCCGCAGCTGCAGGTGATTCTCTCCGTAGGTGGAGGCTCAGGATCTGCCGGCTTCTCGGAGATGGCGTCGACGGCGGAGGGACGAAAGAAGTTCGTCGACAGCGCGATGGCGATGATCGAGAGATTCAACCTGGATGGGATCGACGTGGACTGGGAGTATCCCGGATACACGCATACCGCCGGGATGAAGGTTGGACCGGAGGACAAACAGAACTACACGCTGGTGCTGCGTGATCTCCGGCGGCGGTTCGACAGGGAGGAGAAGCCGCTGGGGCGCCAGCTTGTGACTTCGTCTGCGACAGGCGCCACCCAGAAGTGGCTGGACAATACCGAGATGGGCAAGGCGGCGAAGTGGATGACCAGCGTAAACATGATGTGCTACGACTGGTATTCGGCCCGGGAGAAGAATACGGGGCACGACTCACCGCTGTACACCAACCCGCAGGACCCGAAGCAGATCTCGATCGACGACGCTGTGAAGATGAACCTGAAGGCGGGCGTTCTGCGCCGCAAGCTGGTGATCGGCGTTCCGTTCTACGGTCGTCGCTGGACGGGTGTGGGGCCTGCCAATCACGGCCTCTGGCAGCCGGTGACCGGCAAGGGCAGCGACATCCTATTCTGGCAGGTCGCGCCACTGGTTAATGCCAACGGTTTTGTACGGTACTGGGATCCCGTGGCCGAGGCCCCCTACCTCTACAACGCGCAGTCGGGAACCTTCATTACCTACAACGACGCCGAAGCGGAGAAAGCGCGCACCGCCTACGTGAGACGCCACCACCTGGGCGGCATCATGTTCTGGCAGTACAGCGGAGACCCCGATAACATCCTGCTGGACGCCATCAACAGCGGCTTTGCGCAACACTAG
- a CDS encoding C1 family peptidase has translation MPAVRIVPAARIPPPLYIPVLNQGETSACTGFALASVIYHLQYKANPKKVRAVSPYMLYSMARRYDEFPGNPDLDTGSSLRGAMRGWFKYGACAADLWKTEPMPQPNPNPKKDWWQDAVNLPLGAYYRVDTKSVPDMQIALNEIGALYASAVCHSGWMQGENVKTTRRGDIWTIPWQQGMSGEGAHAFAIVGYTDEGFIIHNSWDTGWGSDGRAVLTYDDWRANAMDCWVAQLGVRTTLRAEISQATSLRWKDGQVQLASDKTLRNRELGPFIVDMENNGILSNTGDFRTQESDLDALLTQHLGEARARWKLKDTDPVDIAIYAHGGLTSEDDAANTAEVWVKAMYEKKVFPIFLMWETDLWSTLRNIAKDQQAPLDRRTGTTWDNIKNFWNQRLEKLLAVPGTKVWGEMKKNAQAISMNDQSGGMKLYQASRRSPWFKDPSRVRLHLIGHSAGSIVHSHIIDRLKDWTFETVNFMAPAVRSDEFHQLVVPALNNGRVKQYNHFELSDSAELKDPTCETLLGYSRSLLYLVSQSFEQGMLTPILGMERYSPAVLKGVRNTNVYTSPGDATQSMTHGGFDDDDKTRNKILSLL, from the coding sequence ATGCCTGCGGTCAGAATCGTACCGGCGGCGCGCATTCCTCCTCCGCTCTACATCCCTGTGCTCAACCAGGGCGAGACCAGCGCCTGCACGGGCTTCGCGCTGGCCAGTGTCATCTATCACCTGCAGTACAAGGCAAACCCCAAAAAGGTGCGGGCCGTCTCGCCCTACATGCTGTACTCGATGGCGCGGCGCTACGACGAGTTCCCCGGCAATCCCGACCTCGACACCGGATCGAGCCTGCGCGGAGCCATGAGGGGCTGGTTCAAATACGGCGCCTGTGCGGCAGATCTGTGGAAGACCGAGCCGATGCCCCAGCCAAACCCCAATCCAAAAAAGGACTGGTGGCAGGATGCCGTCAACCTTCCGCTCGGCGCCTACTATCGCGTCGATACCAAGTCGGTGCCCGACATGCAGATCGCCCTCAACGAGATTGGCGCGCTCTACGCCAGCGCCGTCTGCCACAGCGGCTGGATGCAGGGCGAAAACGTCAAGACCACGCGCAGGGGCGATATCTGGACCATCCCCTGGCAACAGGGCATGAGCGGCGAGGGCGCGCACGCCTTCGCCATCGTGGGCTATACCGACGAAGGCTTCATCATCCACAACTCCTGGGATACGGGATGGGGCTCCGATGGCCGCGCCGTGCTGACCTACGACGACTGGCGCGCCAACGCCATGGACTGCTGGGTGGCGCAGCTTGGCGTGCGCACCACGCTGCGCGCCGAGATCTCGCAGGCGACCTCCCTCCGCTGGAAGGACGGACAGGTGCAACTGGCGTCCGACAAGACGCTGCGCAACCGCGAGCTCGGCCCCTTCATTGTCGATATGGAGAACAACGGCATCCTCAGCAACACCGGCGACTTCCGCACGCAGGAATCCGACCTCGACGCCCTGCTCACCCAGCACCTGGGCGAGGCGCGGGCGCGCTGGAAGCTCAAGGACACCGACCCGGTCGACATCGCCATCTACGCGCACGGCGGCCTCACCTCCGAAGACGATGCCGCCAACACCGCCGAGGTCTGGGTGAAGGCGATGTACGAGAAAAAGGTCTTCCCCATCTTTCTCATGTGGGAGACGGACCTCTGGTCGACCCTCAGGAACATTGCGAAAGATCAACAGGCTCCTCTCGATCGCCGCACCGGCACCACGTGGGACAACATCAAGAACTTCTGGAACCAGCGGCTGGAGAAGCTGCTGGCCGTACCGGGGACAAAGGTCTGGGGCGAGATGAAGAAGAACGCCCAGGCCATCTCCATGAACGACCAGAGCGGCGGGATGAAGCTCTACCAGGCCAGCCGGCGCTCGCCCTGGTTCAAGGACCCTTCCAGGGTGCGCCTGCACCTCATCGGACACTCCGCCGGATCGATCGTGCACAGCCACATCATCGACCGGCTCAAGGACTGGACCTTCGAGACCGTCAACTTCATGGCGCCCGCGGTTCGCTCCGACGAGTTCCATCAGCTCGTCGTTCCGGCGCTCAACAACGGGCGCGTGAAGCAGTACAACCACTTTGAGTTATCCGACAGTGCAGAGCTGAAAGACCCCACCTGCGAGACGCTGCTGGGCTACTCGCGGTCGCTGCTCTACCTCGTCTCGCAGTCGTTCGAGCAGGGCATGCTGACCCCGATCCTGGGAATGGAGCGATACTCGCCGGCGGTGCTCAAGGGCGTGCGCAACACGAACGTCTACACCTCTCCCGGAGACGCCACGCAGAGCATGACCCACGGAGGCTTCGATGACGACGACAAGACGCGCAACAAGATTCTGTCACTGCTCTAG
- a CDS encoding PadR family transcriptional regulator gives MGDKIDLLQGTLEILILKSVSLGALHGYGILLRIQQISQGRLQIPQGSFYIALYRMEHKGLVKGEWGESENNRRAKFYTLTAAGRKQLKKETEKWAEMTDVVGSILSATGEA, from the coding sequence ATGGGCGATAAGATCGATCTGCTTCAGGGAACGTTAGAGATCCTCATCCTTAAATCGGTTTCGCTGGGCGCGCTCCATGGATACGGCATCCTGCTGCGCATTCAGCAAATCTCTCAGGGCCGTCTGCAGATTCCTCAAGGCTCTTTCTACATCGCACTCTACCGCATGGAACACAAGGGACTGGTCAAGGGCGAGTGGGGCGAATCGGAAAACAATCGCCGCGCCAAGTTCTATACCCTCACCGCCGCTGGACGAAAGCAGCTCAAAAAAGAGACCGAGAAGTGGGCCGAGATGACTGATGTTGTCGGCTCCATCCTGAGTGCAACCGGGGAGGCATGA
- a CDS encoding lipocalin family protein, producing MPELRLRRSYSLVTLLLGAIFVLAGRASGETMQTVPHVDLNRYQGRWYEIVRLPLRWENKCASDVTANYTLRPDGKIGVLNQCRKKDGSLSESKGTARPASKQEPNSKLKVTFFWPFSGDYWILALDPEYQWALVGTPNRKNLWVLSRQPHMEKAALDRLLEHARSLGFDITKLIYTKQN from the coding sequence ATGCCTGAACTCCGTCTTCGTCGGTCCTACTCTCTGGTCACCCTCCTCCTTGGAGCGATCTTCGTCCTTGCCGGCCGTGCCTCAGGAGAGACCATGCAAACCGTGCCCCACGTCGATCTGAACCGTTATCAGGGCAGGTGGTACGAGATTGTCCGGTTGCCGCTGCGCTGGGAGAACAAGTGTGCCTCCGACGTTACGGCCAACTACACGCTGCGCCCGGACGGAAAGATCGGCGTGCTGAACCAGTGCAGGAAGAAGGACGGCAGCCTCTCGGAGTCCAAAGGCACGGCGCGCCCTGCGTCGAAGCAGGAGCCAAACTCAAAGCTGAAGGTGACGTTCTTCTGGCCGTTCAGCGGCGACTACTGGATCCTCGCTCTCGATCCTGAGTATCAGTGGGCCCTGGTGGGTACGCCCAATCGAAAGAATCTCTGGGTGCTGAGCCGCCAGCCGCACATGGAGAAGGCCGCGCTGGACAGGCTGTTGGAGCACGCCCGCAGCCTCGGCTTCGACATAACCAAACTGATCTACACAAAACAGAACTGA